One Vicia villosa cultivar HV-30 ecotype Madison, WI linkage group LG5, Vvil1.0, whole genome shotgun sequence genomic window, TCTTTCTCCCACCATGACAAAAGAACCATTTCAGATCTGAATTCTCGTTTGGGGTTATAGATGTTAGAGCCCCAATGTGTCGTAATGTATTACAAACAACTCATATGGCATTGCTGTTTTGTTTGGCATTACTTGAGATATTTTTTCATTATATATCTCACTTAACTTTTTATCAATTTTGCCAAGTCCTAATCAACACTATTCTTTTTTGTCTGTTTTTAATGAGTTGAAAGTGATTAATTTATAGGTTAAAATTGGAATAAGGAATTGAAGGGATAAAAAAAAGGTCAATTTcctgttttttttatttcttaataatTGAACCAAAAGTCTTTTAACAGATCTAATACAACCGGTAACATAAAGGGAGATAACGTTAATGTTTTGCATTTATCTCCTTTTAAGAAAAACCGATGAATAagcaaattaaaagaaaatcttcTTACATTGACTAAAGTCAAAATCACACTTAACTAGCAATTGACAATTGAATAAGATGTAACAACTTTATCATTACACATCATTTATACCACAACTTCTTTTTCTAATATCTTAAAACAACATAGCAAACCCCGCCTGAAGTAAcatcaattcaaaacaaaaaaacaaggtCATTTCAGTCATTTCCTTAACAATTAAATAGACACAAAACACCCTACGCGTTTACCAAGACCCTAAATCAAGTAACCAttcaaaataaatacaaaaacacAGCAACTACTCTTCATCACATCACAAACAacaaaaccaaaccgaaccaaacaaaTTCATCACAGCAAAAAGATGAGAACAAGCAACCACTTAATCGGTGTCCTGAACTTCCTAACCTTCCTCCTCTCAATCCCAATCCTAGGCGGTGGAATATGGCTAAGCAGCAGAGCAAACAACACCGACTGTCTCAAGTTCCTCCAATGGCCATTAATCATAATCGGCATAAGCATCATGGTTGTTTCACTAGCAGGTTTCGCCGGCGCGTGTTACAGAAACACCTTTCTCTTACGGCTTTACCTCGTTGTCATGTTCTGCGTGATTGCGGTTCTTATCGGGTTCATAATCTTTGCTTATGTTGTAACGGATAAAGGGTCTGGAAGAAGTGTTGTGAATAAAGGCTATTTGGATTATTATCTGGAGGATTACTCTGGGTGGTTAGAGGAACGTGTTGCCAGTGACGCGTATTGGGGGAAGATTAGTTCTTGTATAAGGGATTCTAAAGTTTGTAGGAAATTAGCCAGGAATTTTAATGATCAACCTGAAACTGCTGATATGTTCTCTCAGAGAAAACTCACTTCTGTTCAGGTATGTTCCCAACCTGAAACTGCTGATATGTTCTCTCAGAGAAAACTCACTTCTGTTCAGGTATGTTCCCAATGTTAATGTTTTAGGTAGAGTCAACCGCTTTAATCAACTGAGCTAATTTGTTATCAACCGAACTGATTAAACCAAAATAAACTaaacacaattaaaataaatttaaaataaatttaaaataaatttgttaATAATTTTTGTATGTAGGAGTGATTTTAAAGAAAGTGTATGGGTTATAATCGTGCAGAGATAGAAATTGAATGGAAACAGTTGTATTATTAAATTGTTAGATCTGACTTCTTCCCTAGATTTCATTTCGGTATGGAACCCTGCAGGTGTAGCATGTGAGTATGATGGGTTTGACTCATTAATTTCCGAAACTTGTGGTACTCTTTGTTTAATTTATTGCAGCCCCATGTTAATGTaggataaaattttaatttattgcaGCCCCATGTTAACgtaggataaaataaaattaaatagaaaaaaagcTTTGAGAAAAATGGTATTACAATaatgtaggtttgtttgataattgATATTATGGTGGCATCACTGTTAGATGGGAAAGGTGTCATCATAATATGTCCTGTTTGGAATTTTATATATTTGTCAATAGTTTGCttcataagaaaaaaaattgaatggtAATGTGATGATGATAATAGATACTATGGTAATGTGTTGGGATACATAGAAAATTATGGATTGAGGTAGGACCATATGTGACAGTGATTGAATAATTAAACATTACTATTGCAATATTTATTTCTATTGCTTAATATAGTAAAATCACTTTAATTTGAATGAAGAAGTTGTTGGTATAAAAAAAGATGTGGTGGTTGtatgtaatttttaaaatttgatttgaaattttatGTTTAAGTCTGGTTTTTTTTAGTGTAATATATGTGTTAAGGTCCAAAATTACTAAGAATGTTAAATTGACCTTTATATCATTTTAGGATTCTGgatgaatttaattaattttataaatttgttttataAAGTAAGaagtttataaatatatttaggtTTTAATTTAGGTTTATTGTTTAGCCTCCATTATTCATACCCACCTTTATGCTTTTTGCAATGGCAAACATGATGTGTATATCTAACCTAAAAGTTTGTCACGTTCTGCTTTTTACAAGCTCCCCCAACTCATATAAGAATGTTCTATGTTTTCATAGGATACAATTTATTTATATTCATGCAGAATATCCTCTCCCTTTTTTGCTCTTCTAGAACTAGAATAAAAATAGTTTGTGTAAAATTGATGTAACTAGtttatatataaatgatataGATTAGTTgttgaataaattaaaaaaaaatcagttttacTTTATAATAGTGGGTGTAAGGAAATAAAAAACTAAACCTCAtaattagttttgaaaatatgGTCATTAGTTTTATGATTAATGCTCTGACTTGTCACAATAATGCTAAGTTTTTCTTCATAACTTTAGATAAATTGACAGTGTTCTTATCTTATAAACTTGTTGGTGTCATGTCACATGTGGTAGGTCATGTCGGCAATGTATCCATGCTACAAAACAAGGACGATTTTGATGGAACACCATAACATTTTTCTAAGTACCAATTGTAGTTTCATAGAAACATGacacataataaaaacaaacacaaaaatcatCTCTTTTTAACCTGTCGTTTTTTAGGACATGTAAGACGAACTATCGCACAGAaataattttcttcatttttatgtGCAGTCTGGTTGCTGCAAGCCTCCAACAGATTGTAACTTTGTGTATCAAAATGAAACAGTGTGGATGTCAGGAGCAGGACTAATAGCAAACAACCCTGACTGCACAAAATGGAACAATGACCAACAAGAGCTTTGTTACAGCTGTGATTCTTGCAAAGCTGGTGTGCTTGCAAGTCtcaagaaaagttggaggaaAGTCTCAGTGATCAACATTATTGTTATGATCATCCTTGTAATTGTTTACATAGTTGCTTATTATGCTTATAGAAACAACCGCAGGATGGATAATGATGAGCCTTATGGTGAAGCAAGGATGACAAAAACACAACCAAGTGCTTTTCATCTTTAATTAATTAACTCTCTAGCTACTATGTGGCTTACTATGTGGCTTTTGGACATCTATCTTAGGATTTTGAGGATTGGATATTTGTTTTGTATCAATTATCAATCCCTTGTAGTATGTATGAGTTTGGTTTAAATCTTGCAAGTTGAAATGTTTGatgtatttattatatttgtttctAGTTTATTAGCCTCTTGTTTTTAAGTTGAAGGTACTCATTTTGTATTTCTGTTGGATTTAAGTTTTAATATAGATTATGTAAATTtggagaaatatttttttttagtcaTGAGAAATGGCTCTTTGCTTGAATGTTCTCTCTATCACAACCACACAGGAAACATTGACTTGTATCCACTTAAATTTAGAGAAAGCAGTTGAGTCTTGCAAACATTCATGTCCACATTATGTAGTTAAGTTGCTACTGTATTTCTAAAGTCTAAAAGTTACCCAAAATTATGTTAATGTTTGTCTAtgcaaaaactaaaaaaaagggGAGGAACGAGTATATTAGAAAGCGTCGGTCTTAAATCTTGACCAACTTTGTAAAAGAGTGCAGGTAAAATGGACATGTTCGACGGAGTAAACCCGTTTTGCCACTTTACTTTTGAGTATATTGAATTGCTATTTTTTATTGAACACAACTGATTATTTATATACGCATTGTTGGGTGATATTTTTTAAGATAATCAGAATGCTCGCGTTGTCACTCTTAAGCAAGAGTTCTCCAACACTTGCATGGAGGATTTTTCTAATGTCTTTGCTTACTGTTAACGTCTTAAGATGTTATTTGACCAATTGAGAAATATTGGCTCTTTTCAACAATCACCGCCTAGTTCTTCAACTGATATCTGGTTTTCCATAAGCTTAATGCAATGTTACCACCTTTATTCACCAGAGTAATTCTCGTCTTGCCTTTTATCAGACCCGCTTCATGCTCACTTTGGAAGAAGCATGTACGGCTAAAATGACAAACAATGGTTCTCATGCTACCATGCACACAACTCAGTAGTGGTATTTTAATGACACCTCCCAACATGGCAAACGTCGCCCTGACAACCACTCTTGTTCTCGTAGCAACCAAGGACGCAGAGGGGGACGTCGTCACCGTGGTGGCACCCAACCTGGTGCTTCCAACGTCGCCCTGACAACCACTCTTGTTCTCGTAACAACTAGGGCCACGGAGGGGGACGTGGTCATCATGGTGGCACCCAACCTGGTGCTTCCAACGCCATCCATCTTGGTGTTCTCCTCCTTGGCAGCAACAATAATAATACTCTATTTGGCAACCATGGGATTGATCATTTGGATAGGATTGTACCACTGCTTAGGAAGATTAGTCTTTGGCTGTTGTCTTTGAAATAATGTTGATTGTGCATCTCTCCTAgtttgatttttggatgttttgtGCAAAGATTATTTTAGCCAAAATatttccaaagggggagattgttaggttTTGGTTTGTTAGCTGCGTTTTGGTAAAACAATATGTTCAGCAAGATGTTGGACAAGATGTCTTGACATGCTGCTACGACATTGCAGCCTGTGTTGTCTCTATTTATGGAAGATCTGTTTCTACTATTCCAAAATATTTGTTTTGTGGATCAAGCAGCTCATTGAAGAATGTACTCTctgaagatttgattcaaagcTGAAGAGATAACAGGATATCTGATTTGCTTGATTGGATGTCATAACCTTTTGCCTTGCATTTGAAGATTTGATTAGATATGATTTGATTTGCAGAAGGTTATAGCCAGATTGAATATCCAAGCCCAAGCGCTGCATTGGCTTATAAAAGGAGGAGTCTAAACCTAAGAAGATTATGAAACTGAGGAATAAGGATTAATATCTTTTAGGGTTTCGTCTGTTCTTTGTATGTCACTTATGTATCTTGTTTGATGCATAAAGTTTGACTGATTGTTCATTGTAGTTCACTCATGAGCATTTAAGCAAGAGTGCAATCTATTTTGTTGGAAGTGTATTCTTATGTTAATTATTATTGTCGATAATCACATGTTTGTGATTGTGTAAAGTGAGAGGGGGTTCTCATATTTAGGAGTGTCCTAGGTAGAAATTGCATAAggtagtgattaggtgataagttgtaaactagggttgtttagctttgaactaatactatcataGTAGATTTCCTTCTTGGATTGGTAGCCTCCAGAGTAGGTGATTTGcatcgaactgggttaacaattaattgTGTCTTTTACATTATGTTATTTACTTCTGCATAATTTATTGGTTTGGTAAAAGTATTATGTCAGGAGATGATGTCTTAACACctgtcttgacattgtgtttCGGTGTTGGGACATAATTCTTGACATCTATTTTAAGTGCCAAAATTTCACGTCTGATGCAACGTGTGTAATGCATACTGCAGGTAGTGCTCACAGAAGTTAACAGCGGTGAATCTCACGTGCTCGCAACGATCGGAAGGGATGATTTGTGCGTGATTTCTAAAGCGACTTTGCACTcaattcattcttttttcttctatCTAATTGATTTCCTTGACCTATTCTTTATTGTTAGAAGTTGATGTTGATGAGTTTGTGAAAATTTGTTGTTAAAGTTATAATGTTGTACTGGATGGTTGAATTTTCAGGTTAAAGTGGTCTTGTTGTTTGTATTATGATGATGCTTGTGGTAAAGTTAGAATGGTTTTTGTGTTGTaatggtttagggttaccgatttGTGATAGTTCAATATGGAGGATTATGTTATGGAAGGGGTAGGGATGCCTTTGGTTGCAGGTTTTGGTTAAGGGTTTTGGAATGGTTTTGTGTAGAATATTGTTGTTGCATTTTCGTTTGTTGCTTTACGATGATTGATAAAGGTTGTTGATTTTGACAAGTTGGTGATAATGTTATATGAGTTTGGTTTGGTTGGAAATTTGGATATGGTGATGATATGAGGTTTAATGGAGTATGGTGACTTGTTGAATGTATGGTGAGGAATTGGTAGTGGTGGATTATGGTTTCTTCTGCATTGTAAAGGATGTGTGGTCTTTTTGGGAAGAATTATGAATGGGAGGAGTGTGTAGGTTGTGGGAATTTTCTGGTAGAATTGGAAGTGAAAATGTCTGTGTTAGAATAAAAAATATGGACTCTATATATAATGAACAATTAGGTCaacaaataaagaaataaaatcaaatattaagcaAAATACTAAAAAGCTCAAAtcaaattttgatttgattttgattttcaatcaCTTTTAACCAACCAActcaatattttcttaaatatCTTTACTTGCCAATCAAGACAtgcaaaactaataaaaataaacgAAAAATTAGATTAAGActcttttttttggatttttttgactttttttggatataaaaggaataaaataaaaattaattattttttaaaaaagcatattaaataaaaacaaaaacaaataataaaaataaatagatatgcATATTTTGACCTTttgataaaaataacaaataaaaagaagTGTAATAGACTCGTCCATATTTCTCCTACATATTTCTTGCTCCCGTGTTAATGCATCTTCCAACTTCTTATTGTACACCTCCTCTAACTCTTCTAACTCTTTCTTTTGCAATTTGTATTCGGTTTCTAACTTCTTCTCAATAATCCCGTCCATCTCTTTCTTTTGCATGTGTGTGCTTTTTCTCGATGTGCCAAAGGATAATCTCATGAAGGTTCCTTCTCCAACACCACGTACACGTCCACCATGCTTCTTTGTTCTGATTGCTTATACTAATATATCATGTCATGATTGTGGAACAAAAGAACCTTGACTGGCCTTATCAATCAATGAATCATACACAACATGAATAAGATATATTATTACCAAAGCGATTTAAATTACACATAACAAATCACACGCACAACAAATCATACTTATTATTTTCTCAACGACTTCTCGTGAGGAATCTGAAGTGAACTCTCTATCTGGTATTTGTCGAACCCTTTTCCACTTCTCATGTCGTAATGGTGGAGATGGGTTATGATCACAACTCATGGAGTCTTTATTTCTCATTTGTTGtcttttttattaatcattttttCCTCAAGTTTCCTGTAACCCCCATGAGACaatttgtggtgtcgtttttttacctccccgtttcacttgggaggacggcacgccggacccttcacgcgaaatttggaaggagaaaggcgcccttgtgggatgaattttatttcagttcttcctacgatagcacacaaactttttaattatcctacaaggaggaaggagaaaaagatctcaaataaaccctaagagttttctaggCGTGGGGATTTCacttaatcagaagttctggagtccgggaggtcggttatacatagggaaggttttaagcaccctacatatccgtagtactctacgggaaccttctctgtgtctatgtgtttgtgtcgCTGCTTGATtgagaaagtttctcctttgtgttaagagagagaattgaattgaaatgaAAGACAGATGGactgactgtttttggtttttgattagctcgctgagattccttgtgaatctcatgcctacatatccctaatgaaaGTCAGagatttttgtagttcggggaactaattagggaaatgaaattatttttgggtgccttgcttgaagctcaaggttgaagcttggaattaaatctctgtttacaagaaagagacatgaagtcatctttacagagaggtatttctactattccaacACAAACATTTTTAAGTGACAGAAAAGTTCAgcttgtttcattaagagagggaccttacttggttaTGTAaaagtatgccagtcgcgtgtctcctgaatgaaagaaagattctcaaccagtttagggaaagtgtacaagtctgggtgtgtgtgccagagcatgcctttcagagtcctaaatgggagaatgtttgaaattgaaatgtttgtttgtttgtattttgaatgtggtgaaataggagaaatatctctctatagagataaatcatgtctatctactgtatgaaagatttgaatttttactggcttgtatgaggcccaagcttgaagCTTAAAAGGTTTTATTGACTctaggagatgactccactggggattgacTTTTGACTGAGTGGATttgtgttctgtataaagcccagaattgaggctgactctagttgaagagtgtttattttatttgattgatttatttagtgttctgtacaaagcctagaattgtggctgtctctacctagggagactttattttgtgccttgtacaaagcccaaggttgtggctggctGCTGAGGAAATAGAGTTtggagactatggatgactctattttatgccttgtacaaagcccaaggttgtggccgaCTTAGTGGAAAAGACTcactgtggagactctattatctgccttgtacaaagctcaAGGTTATGGCTAACTCTTgatggggaaagatctaccagtttGGGATATTTTGACTCAAAGGGGGGtatcttccttgtacaaagcccaaggttgaggctaaatCTTTTGAGGGTTACTCTGCTGTCCAGAGATTGAAGGTTGGCCCTTCTGGAGACTGTGCTTTTattaagcagggattgatgaatgaaagcccAGAGTTGAGGGTTGACCTTTctggggaatttgtttgagtgattgaGACTGACCCCGGATTGACTTTACcggggagttttgaaggtttgaaagatggatgatggaagctaaccctttccagggaatttggatttgaaggattgattttggaggctgaccctttccaggggtttttatgaaatgaaggagtgattttggaggctgaccctttccagggaatttgactTATGAAGATTGAttttagacttcttgtttaaagcccaagattaaggctgactctgaatGAGGATATTTCAGATGCGGaatctagactctactaaggaaaaGACTCACTGGAGATTGAAGatatgggtccttgtatacaatctcaagagaaagctgtgagtatgcttttaagaagcctgtgggtccttgtattgtaagcccaagaggaggctaatcgagggtcgtcgagggtccttgttatatcacaagagaaagctatgttggttttgaacttattttggctctaagcaaatgggtaagaggtttcaccgggaataattcctcttgggtggatgtgccctatttttgttttaaggcttttttcatgatgtttcaccgggaataatttatcttgaggtttgaactaaggaattctaattaggaaagagccttcaccgggaagacattctcaatcctaggccatattcctataatatatatatatatatatatatatatatatagtttatttgtcaTAAGGTTGTtctcagacggagttctaaacaatatatatacagtttatatttgacagtaatttaaatgaaagtttgtaaattgaaagctataaagcctaacctggatgaagtggaggcctttgaagatgtatgtacagaaGGAGGTTGGGTCttagactcaaggagaggcccaagtgcaattgatttgaagttgtcattgttttgaaaacagattgaaagtttgattgaaaacagttgaatgtttattgaaaacagttttgaaatgtttttgttttgaaaacagaagaagtgaagatggacactaggtcacataggtatatgaagagtttcatcgggaataatgcccttcaataccGAGATGAAAGTTTTGCAAACAGATGAGAAGTTTTTTCTGTTTAAAGATgagtttgaaaacaaactatgaaaagaaaaggtgttgggtattacactctattagaggcccatgtgAAATTGATTTGATGTCTATGAAAAATAGTTGAAAAAGTTTTGCTGGATGTAAGGTTTTGTTGAATGAAAACCTTAACCGTCTGTTTGATCGaggtttgaaaatagtttgaaaattgacaaaagtcaacttagttagggtaaagacaaagtctacaCCTAATTAAGAGCTAAATGATTATGGTTTtaccacaaaatatttacaaagtgattaggttttaaaaattcaatgaaaacatgtattaaaagtattttaaatactttaaaaacatgctattttaaacctaataaaaatatatcaaataaatagtacttttgtgattttttttgattattcataaaatagatatattaaatgacaagtgtgtgaaaaatcaagcaaaaatgatttaatttgataggtgaattaattggttaaagttgtgaagaaaagtgaaataaacaagtgataaaaaattggttttggcctcagcatggtttgaacccacgccctcatgaCCAACACAAAAAACCTGGCCAACTGAGCTATGTGCTCAGCTTGTAGAACACACGCGCGCATTTGATCATGTATGAAACAAGTgtggaaaaatggaaaaaaataacaaaaggtctgagggggggatcgaaccccagaccttatgaCAAGAGAGGCAAGgagcgcatgtgaccaagtgagctaaacaaTGTATTCGTTTAGAATACACCttacaataaatatattttaaactcgccccctgaatatttgaaaatggcgccaccaccatctttgtcttcaacctcaagctcatggaaatttgaatttccaactttctcaattctcaaccaatggtcaagatgtaaacatgaaacttgttctaaattcactcacgattccaaaTATGTAaccaacataaatttatattaactacatctactgaattatctaaaatacgtgaagaaccctaaaaattgaaaatgaaattaaatgaagattctgaagaataaatgactgatgatagagggtttttaatcctctgatgatgctgaatgaattagtattgagttttaacaaaaagagtgcacgaattaaagaggtggagttcaaaacttacctctgaaactgaaggtcgtggtgatggtggagagcttctggctatgGCTGGATggttgcaaaagcttccttgtagctcagtgatgctaactgaatgcttatttcaCCTTGA contains:
- the LOC131601951 gene encoding tetraspanin-3-like isoform X2 — protein: MRTSNHLIGVLNFLTFLLSIPILGGGIWLSSRANNTDCLKFLQWPLIIIGISIMVVSLAGFAGACYRNTFLLRLYLVVMFCVIAVLIGFIIFAYVVTDKGSGRSVVNKGYLDYYLEDYSGWLEERVASDAYWGKISSCIRDSKVCRKLARNFNDQPETADMFSQRKLTSVQSGCCKPPTDCNFVYQNETVWMSGAGLIANNPDCTKWNNDQQELCYSCDSCKAGVLASLKKSWRKVSVINIIVMIILVIVYIVAYYAYRNNRRMDNDEPYGEARMTKTQPSAFHL
- the LOC131601951 gene encoding tetraspanin-3-like isoform X1, producing the protein MRTSNHLIGVLNFLTFLLSIPILGGGIWLSSRANNTDCLKFLQWPLIIIGISIMVVSLAGFAGACYRNTFLLRLYLVVMFCVIAVLIGFIIFAYVVTDKGSGRSVVNKGYLDYYLEDYSGWLEERVASDAYWGKISSCIRDSKVCRKLARNFNDQPETADMFSQRKLTSVQVCSQPETADMFSQRKLTSVQSGCCKPPTDCNFVYQNETVWMSGAGLIANNPDCTKWNNDQQELCYSCDSCKAGVLASLKKSWRKVSVINIIVMIILVIVYIVAYYAYRNNRRMDNDEPYGEARMTKTQPSAFHL